Proteins encoded within one genomic window of Trichoderma asperellum chromosome 2, complete sequence:
- a CDS encoding uncharacterized protein (EggNog:ENOG41) has product MFMDKSDNANIIAPAQRKRRRLISDDAGRSSPGTTERSLTSADYAIGWICALSVEYVAAQVFLDEKHQTPEHVHPSDDNDYTLGKIGRHNVVIAVLPKGEYGISSATGVAKNMLHSFPNIRIGLMVGIGGGAPSQKHDIRLGDVVVSAPCDGTGGVIQYDFGKAIQDRTFHTTGFLNQPPRVLQTAVNGLEADYEIYGHKLEEAINNVLDKLPRLRRKYGRPLPISDRLYQSSVAHPLNTEENCASCCGDLSSDIVVRADRTEEDDNPAIHYGLIASANKVMKDALIRDRLIKEKDVLCFEMEAAGLMNQFPCLVIRGICDYSDSHKSKEWQGYASMTAAAYAKDLLSRVPPSKVEAESRITDLLQDVHTDVQELLRVHCDQEHQKILDWLTPISFALQQSDYISIRQTGTCHWFLASKEYTSWIKSNKQTLFCPGVPGAGKTIMSAAVIDDLLFTRYKDDDSVGIAYIYCDFRRHYEQKIQDLVESLLKQLVQKQATIPECVQALYDKCSRGPRRPSLDELSETLRCVSSLYSKVFILIDALDECQDTDGCRKNFLSRIFKLQTETNVSIFATSRFIQDIVDAFNQSICFEISAKDEDVQVYIDSHMTRLPSFVLRSPDLQNEIKSKLCQLSNGMFLLVQLHIDSLAQMPTVGHIRQALRSLPHSLNKIYGQSIQRIESQGEFLYQLARKVIFWLIYAKRILSLTELRHAVAIQPGTLELDEEFIPDREILASICAGLVTYDAESNALRLSHYTIQEYFEGEGRPWVQDAETKITTACVTYLSFRAFESGNCRTERELEQRIASNPLYNYAAKHWGFHALASLETQPILDFLNSEVKVSAAAQGLLGHRRFFQQRFYKGIIGLHLAAHFGLENIATNLLKGGHDPNATGHFERTPLCWAIQGGHEGMVRQLCNYGAQVNIRDHRRRTLLHIAIECGDEGITKLLLENDAEIDAADERGRTPLHYASQKGHENMAKALLEYGAEMNTTDRYGHTPLFLASGRGQEAIVKLLLEHGAEIDAANKAGETALMDAARSAVDKEVNTNIVKLLLRHGAEINAADKYGRTSLIKASGSCNANIVELLLQHGVEINAADNDGQTALMKAMYSNVLVREANSHIAELLLEYGAEINAEDKDGQTALTKAAACSDSLIGEDNSSSIKLLLEHGAEIDAADINGKTPLIHASSVGHENTVKVLLEYGAEVNAADNDGQRALMKAACSEDLFGQANINTVKLILEYGAEIDAADCDGQTALICAAFAGNEDSVRLLLENGAQVNAADNSGFTALFWANSREKRELVKLLLEHGAADPGTYMMHIT; this is encoded by the exons ATGTTTATGGACAAGAGTGACAACGCTAATATCATTGCGCCAGCccagagaaagagaagacgatTGATTAGTGATGATGCTGGGAGATCATCCCCCGGCACTACTGAGCGAAGCTTGACATCCGCAGACTATGCTATCGGCTGGATCTGCGCTCTAAGTGTAGAGTACGTTGCTGCGCAAGTCTTTCTTGACGAGAAGCACCAGACACCAGAGCATGTGCACCCAAGTGACGATAACGACTATACACTGGGCAAGATTGGGCGGCACAATGTAGTTATCGCCGTTTTGCCCAAAGGCGAGTACGGGATTTCAAGTGCGACGGGCGTTGCAAAGAATATGCTGCATAGCTTTCCAAACATTAGAATCGGTCTAATGGTTggcattggcggcggcgctccCAGCCAAAAGCATGATATACGGCTGGGTGATGTCGTGGTTAGTGCTCCTTGCGACGGAACTGGGGGCGTTATCCAGTATGACTTTGGCAAGGCAATCCAAGATAGAACTTTTCATACGACAGGGTTTCTTAATCAGCCACCAAGAGTTCTCCAAACTGCAGTGAATGGGCTTGAAGCAGATTATGAGATTTACGGCCATAAGCTCGAAGAGGCTATCAACAATGTTCTTGACAAGCTACCAAGGCTACGACGAAAGTATGGGCGGCCGCTGCCAATTAGTGACAGACTATACCAATCCTCAGTGGCTCATCCTTTAAATACCGAAGAAAATTGCGCCAGCTGCTGCGGAGATCTCTCATCGGATATAGTAGTCCGGGCTGATCGCACTGAGGAAGATGATAACCCAGCTATTCATTACGGCTTGATTGCCTCGGCAAACAAAGTGATGAAAGACGCCCTTATTCGGGACAGGCTGattaaagagaaagatgttTTATGTTTTGAGATGGAAGCAGCAGGACTAATGAATCAATTTCCGTGTTTAGTGATTCGTGGTATTTGTGACTACTCTGATTCTCATAAGAGTAAAGAGTGGCAAGGCTATGCATCAATGACAGCCGCAGCATATGCCAAGGATCTTTTGTCTAGAGTCCCCCCCAGCAAAGTTGAGGCCGAGAGTCGGATTACAGATCTTCTTCAAG ATGTCCATACAGATGTTCAAGAGCTTCTTAGGGTACATTGCGATCAAGAGCACCAGAAAATTCTCGACTGGCTCACACCCATTAGCTTCGCCCTCCAGCAGAGTGACTATATCAGTATCCGCCAGACAGGGACTTGCCATTGGTTTCTTGCGTCAAAGGAATATACATCTTGGATTAAGTCTAACAAGCAGACGCTATTCTGCCCAGGTGTCCCCGGAGCTGGGAAGACTATTATGAGCGCAGCCGTCATCGATGACCTCCTTTTTACTCGATACAAAGATGATGACAGCGTAGGAATTGCGTATATATACTGCGATTTCAGAAGGCATTACGAACAGAAGATCCAAGATTTAGTTGAGAGCCTACTGAAGCAGCTAGTCCAGAAACAAGCCACGATACCAGAATGTGTGCAGGCCCTCTATGATAAATGCAGTAGGGGACCAAGAAGGCCGTCTTTGGATGAACTGTCAGAAACATTGCGCTGTGTCAGCAGCCTTTACTCCAAAGTCTTCATCCTTATCGATGCACTGGATGAGTGCCAAGACACAGACGGGTGCCGCAAAAACTTTTTGTCTCGGATATTTAAACTTCAAACAGAAACGAATGTAAGTATCTTTGCGACCTCCAGATTCATCCAGGATATTGTCGATGCGTTCAACCAAAGTATCTGCTTCGAAATCAGTGCAAAGGATGAGGATGTGCAGGTATACATCGATAGTCATATGACTAGACTCCCATCATTTGTATTAAGAAGCCCTGATTTGCAGAACGAGATAAAATCTAAATTATGTCAACTTTCTAATGGAAT GTTCCTTCTTGTGCAGCTCCATATTGACTCCTTGGCCCAGATGCCAACTGTAGGGCATATCAGACAAGCATTACGAAGTTTGCCTCATTCTCTGAACAAGATATATGGGCAATCAATTCAAAGGATCGAAAGTCAAGGAGAATTTCTATATCAGCTAGCAAGAAAGGTCATATTCTGGCTCATTTATGCCAAAAGAATCCTTTCTTTGACTGAACTTCGGCACGCTGTTGCAATCCAGCCGGGAACCTTGGAGTTAGACGAGGAGTTCATCCCAGACAGAGAAATCTTAGCTTCCATCTGCGCTGGCCTGGTCACTTATGATGCCGAAAGCAATGCTCTGCGGTTATCGCACTATACAATCCAAGAATACTTTGAGGGAGAGGGGAGACCCTGGGTTCAAGATGCAGAGACAAAGATCACCACAGCCTGCGTCACGTATCTCTCGTTTCGCGCATTTGAGAGCGGCAACTGCAGGACGGAGCGTGAACTTGAGCAGCGGATAGCATCGAATCCATTGTACAACTATGCTGCGAAGCACTGGGGCTTCCATGCTCTTGCATCTCTAGAGACACAACCGATCCTAGATTTTCTTAATTCCGAAGTAAAGGTGTCTGCCGCCGCCCAGGGGCTACTCGGGCACCGGAGATTCTTCCAACAACGCTTTTATAAAGGGATTATAGGCCTTCATCTCGCGGCACATTTTGGGTTGGAGAATATAGCTACAAACCTGCTTAAAGGTGGACATGATCCGAATGCTACGGGCCATTTTGAACGCACGCCACTTTGTTGGGCCATTCAAGGCGGGCACGAGGGCATGGTCAGACAACTGTGTAATTACGGCGCTCAGGTGAACATAAGAGACCACCGGCGCCGGACGCTGCTTCATATTGCGATTGAATGCGGAGACGAGGGTATCACAAAGTTGCTGTTGGAAAATGACGCCGAGATCGATGCAGCAGATGAAAGGGGTAGGACGCCGCTCCATTACGCTTCACAAAAAGGACACGAGAACATGGCCAAGGCCCTACTGGAATATGGCGCTGAAATGAACACAACAGATCGTTATGGTCATACGCCGCTTTTCTTAGCTTCTGGAAGGGGGCAGGAGGCTATCGTCAAGCTCTTGCTGGAGCATGGAGCTGAAATCGATGCAGCAAATAAAGCCGGCGAGACGGCGCTGATGGACGCTGCACGCTCTGCCGTGGATAAGGAGGTTAATACTAACATTGTCAAGCTCTTGTTGAGGCATGGAGCTGAAATCAATGCAGCCGATAAATACGGCCGGACATCGCTGATTAAGGCTTCTGGTAGCTGTAACGCTAATATCGTCGAGCTTCTGTTGCAGCACGGCGTTGAAATCAATGCGGCAGACAACGACGGCCAAACAGCGCTAATGAAGGCCATGTACTCTAACGTTTTAGTCAGGGAGGCAAACAGTCATAtcgccgagctgctgctagaaTATGGCGCTGAAATCAATGCAGAAGATAAAGACGGCCAGACAGCGCTGACGAAGGCTGCTGCATGCTCCGACTCATTGATTGGGGAGGATAATAGCAGTTCCATCAAGCTCCTGCTAGAACACGGCGCTGAAATTGATGCAGCAGATATCAACGGCAAAACTCCGCTTATCCACGCTTCCAGTGTTGGGCATGAGAATACAGTTAAAGTCCTGCTAGAGTATGGCGCTGAAGTCAATGCAGCAGATAACGACGGCCAGCGAGCACTAATGAAGGCTGCATGCTCAGAGGACTTGTTTGGGCAGGCTAATATTAACACCGTCAAGTTGATACTAGAATATGGAGCCGAAATTGATGCAGCAGATTGTGACGGCCAGA
- a CDS encoding uncharacterized protein (EggNog:ENOG41~TransMembrane:12 (i95-122o134-155i162-181o187-212i224-242o254-274i323-346o358-377i389-408o414-437i449-469o481-502i)), with translation MLSKLFSTTVKLALPSSQSSASSNPYRALNQDEDANDDGERPDGPSHASDAGSQLKGHRDAAAMLLIKLGRSPDEVITVSPADDARILRRIDLALLPLMLSVYFLQALDKATLSYASIFGLIDDTDLVGDEFSWLGSIVFLAQLIMQLPLAWALVKLPVGKFTSVMVLAWGITLTLMTWAHNFGQLMVARFFLGAFEACVGPAFVAITQMWWRRREQTLRIGSWYCMNGLTWVFGSLITYGLASIHSSLRPYQIIFLFFGIVTVAVSGAMFFWMPDSPTEAKFLTDDDKVIAIERLRNNQMGVMSREWRYAHFFETLRDVKTWLWVIMIFCISVPSNGISTFGPLIIQSFVTDPFQTILFNVPVGFSHVLVVSLSAYVSMKWKLKGPVIAILCIPPIIGFSILLHFPHDIEHRAVLLAGYFCLSTFTGITPLIYSWSAQNTAGDTKRKCTSALVFIGSSAGNIIGPLLFTPDEAPSYSRGLRANVVFFTMVIVLVGITSLYLKYLNSHHAKRRVALGKSAVVLDMSLETAEEVERMEALERAMREGTQRLSVENGDTRLEGDDEESGVQTDDAKGRKAFADITDLENEDFVFVF, from the exons ATGCTTTCAAAGCTCTTCTCCACGACCGTCAAGCTCGCCCTGCCGTCATCGCAGTCCTCAGCTTCGTCCAATCCCTACCGGGCCTTGaaccaagatgaagacgcaAACGACGACGGCGAGAGGCCCGATGGACCATCTCATGCATCCGATGCAGGTTCGCAGCTAAAAGGCCATCGAgatgcggcggcgatgctgcTCATCAAGCTGGGCCGCTCACCAGACGAGGTCATAACGGTTTCTCCGGCCGACGACGCCCGCATCCTTCGCCGCATCGATCTCGCTCTGCTTCCACTTATGCTCTCTGTATACTTCCTCCAGGCCCTCGACAAAGCTACGTTATCATATGCATCGATATTTGGCCTGATCGATGACACGGACCTAGTGGGCGACGAGTTCTCGTGGCTCGGCAGCATTGTTTTTCTGGCTCAGCTTATTATGCAGCTGCCCTTGGCTTGGGCCCTAGTTAAGCTCCCAGTCGGCAAATTCACGAGCGTCATGGTGCTCGCTTGGGGTATTACTTTGACCTTGATGACATGGGCTCATAATTTTGGACAGCTCATGGTTGCCCGCTTCTTTTTGGGTGCTTTTGAGGCTTGCGTGGGACCAGCCTTTGTTGCTATTACGCAGATGTGGTGGAGACGACG AGAGCAAACACTGAGAATCGGATCTTGGTACTGCATGAACGGCTTGACTTGGGTG TTTGGAAGTCTTATTACATATGGACTGGCTAGTATTCATTCATCTTTGAGGCCATACCAG AttatctttctcttctttggtaTTGTTACGGTCGCGGTCTCGGGGGCTATGTTCTTCTGGATGCCGGATTCCCCTACCGAAGCGAAATTCCTCACCGACGATGACAAGGTTATTGCTATAGAGCGTCTTCGCAATAATCAAATGGGAGTCATGTCACGAGAGTGGAGATATGCTCACTTTTTCGAAACCCTGAGAGACGTCAAAACCTGGTTATGGGTCATCATGATCTTCTGCATCTCAGTGCCTTCCAACGGCATATCCACCTTTGGGCCACTCATTATCCAAAGTTTTGTGACGGACCCATTCCAGACAATACTGTTCAACGTTCCAGTGGGCTTCTCTCACGTTTTGGTAGTTTCATTGAGCGCGTATGTCTCAATGAAGTGGAAGCTCAAAGGACCAGTCATTGCCATCTTGTGTATCCCGCCAATCATCGGCTTTTCGATCCTGCTGCATTTTCCACATGATATTGAGCATAGAGCAGTCCTACTTGCTGGGTATTTCTGTCTTTCCACTTTTACAGGCATAA CACCACTCATCTACTCCTGGTCGGCGCAAAATACAGCTGGAGATACGAAGCGCAAATGCACATCAGCACTCGTGTTCATTGGTTCATCTGCCGGCAACATTATTGGTCCTTTGCTTTTTACGCCAGACGAAGCGCCCTCATATTCACGAGGCTTGCGCGCAAACGTTGTGTTTTTTACCATGGTCATTGTCCTTGTGGGGATTACATCTCTATATCTGAAATATCTCAACTCACATCACGCCAAGCGCAGAGTGGCACTAGGGAAGAGTGCAGTTGTTTTAGATATGAGCTTAGAGACCGCAGAGGAGGTGGAGCGCATGGAAGCATTAGAGCGAGCGATGCGAGAGGGAACCCAGAGGCTGTCTGTGGAAAATGGAGATACCCGGCTTGAAGgggacgatgaagagagcggTGTTCAAACTGATGATGCCAAGGGCCGAAAGGCTTTTGCCGATATTACAGACCTCGAGAATGAGGATTTTGTGTTTGTATTTTGA
- a CDS encoding uncharacterized protein (EggNog:ENOG41~TransMembrane:1 (i9-28o)), with protein MTFLCIDYNVYPLLVVGLVIAFTVYAVYQAALPKPLPGIPYNSKSAQRFFGDVPFFKKAKYRRQWLWNQPREHGVPVSQVFLFPFRRPTVLVTDYREVVDICSRRSKEFDRGTRNKECIGVVAPNFHFTMQTADPQLQFHKKLIRDLMAPKFLKEASAPQIYEKAIALIALWKLKAFKGYGRPFSVSSDLYSATLDMICAVAFGMEDTSSALQHEISHVQNISPTFPNVEGAPACFPPAPVTPELEGLFNIPEMVSIAQASPFPSFSQTLALLNPKHARAHWNRKTLIMRQTDRSLQRLTLAGLPECRSALDQLLWREMNAAKAVGRLPDYYSPVIRDELLGYLLGGHDSTAATLCWWVKYMSTYQSVQIRLRDALRQAHLDAYQTSRLPTIDEICDTSVPYLDAVMEETLRYASIATLIVRTSTCDTQILGYQIPKGTDIMMSLTGPSITEPALPIREMSRSLESQESKDKVHPWDEDVSQFKPERWLKLVKNTNSDEKEEVFDPRAGPNLAFSAGPRQCFGKKLAYMKLRVVVTLLIWSFEFQQLDQSLNGSDIIEKLVNLPKDCYVKLAGA; from the exons ATGACGTTCCTTTGCATTGATTATAACGTTTATCCTCTCCTGGTCGTTGGGTTGGTCATCGCATTCACAGTCTATGCCGTCTATCAGGCTGCATTGCCTAAACCGTTGCCGGGAATCCCATACAACTCAAAGTCGGCCCAAAGATTCTTCGGAGACGTTCCATTTTTCAAGAAAGCAAAATACCGTCGACAGTGGCTTTGGAACCAGCCACGAGAGCATGGAGTCCCAGTATCTCAAGTCTTCTTGTTCCCTTTTCGCCGACCGACGGTACTTGTGACCGACTATCGTGAGGTTGTTGATATCTGCTCGCGACGATCGAAAGAGTTCGACAGAGGTACTAGGAATAAAGAGTGTATTGGGGTGGTGGCTCCAAATTTTCACTTCACGATGCAAACTGCAGATCCTCAGCTCCAATTTCACAAGAAGCTTATTCGAGATCTAATGGCGCCCAAGTTTCTCAAAGAG GCATCGGCACCTCAAATATATGAAAAGGCTATTGCTCTGATCGCATTGTGGAAATTGAAAGCGTTCAAAGGATATGGCCGACCGTTTTCAGTGAGCAGTGATCTCTATTCAGCAACACTCGACATGATATGCGCTGTTGCATTCGGAATGGAGGACACCAGCTCTGCTCTACAACACGAGATTTCTCATGTGCAAAACATAAGCCCTACCTTTCCTAACGTCGAGGGTGCACCTGCTTGCTTCCCACCAGCTCCTGTCACACCTGAACTCGAAGGTCTCTTCAACATCCCAGAAATGGTGTCGATAGCTCAAGCAAGCCCCTTCCCTTCATTTTCTCAAACCCTCGCTCTTCTCAATCCAAAGCATGCGCGAGCTCATTGGAACAGGAAAACCCTGATAATGCGTCAGACAGACAGGAGTCTGCAGAGACTTACTTTGGCAGGCTTACCTGAATGCAGGAGTGCTCTGGATCAATTGTTATGGCGAGAGATGAATGCCGCGAAGGCGGTTGGACGACTACCAGATTACTACTCACCTGTTATTCGAGACGAA CTTCTTGGATACCTTCTTGGCGGCCACGATAGTACAGCCGCTACCTTGTGTTGGTGGGTGAAATACATGTCAACCTACCAATCGGTCCAAATTCGACTTCGAGATGCACTGCGACAAGCTCATCTTGATGCTTACCAAACGTCTCGACTACCCACAATAGATGAAATATGCGATACATCTGTTCCATACCTAGACGCTGTCATGGAAGAAACGCTCCGATACGCCTCTATTGCAACTCTTATTGTCCGAACGTCAACTTGCGATACGCAGATCTTGGGGTACCAAATTCCCAAGGGCACAGACATAATGATGTCGCTGACGGGCCCGTCAATTACGGAGCCTGCTTTACCAATTCGTGAAATGTCACGATCTTTGGAATCACAAGAGTCCAAAGATAAAGTTCACCCCTGGGATGAAGATGTATCTCAATTTAAGCCAGAGAGATGGCTTAAACTAGTAAAGAATACCAACAGcgacgaaaaagaagaagtgtTTGACCCGCGAGCTGGGCCAAATCTTGCCTTTTCAGCCGGCCCTAGACAGTGCTTTGGGAAAAAGCTGGCATATATGAAGCTGAGAGTGGTGGTGACGCTGTTGATTTGGAGCTTTGAGTTCCAACAGCTTGATCAGTCTTTAAACGGGTCGGATATTATAGAGAAGCTAGTAAATCTGCCAAAAGATTGCTATGTCAAACTCGCAGGAGCATGA
- a CDS encoding uncharacterized protein (TransMembrane:4 (i95-115o127-148i160-186o206-226i)) — translation MASSPFRSLVRRQLQLAFRPRHQLRAQSSSSSPQSSSQIQDKISKQIPSSSLAASASAVATATQNTVISRPLWQRLGPVTRAAQAYGRSQKKRPYVTQTITSMFIFFFADLGAQSMNDDDYDPSRTVRNIIIGAGTAIPAYSWFMFLAKNFNYTSRALSLGVKIFINQLIFAPGINIYFFSMQALLAGDGISGAVQRVQDTLLTSWINSCKIWPFVMAFSLSFVPLEYRSLFTGAINVFWQGYLSLLNRWAEAREAEAAEPLVAAPIALVEAV, via the exons ATGGCGTCGTCTCCTTTCCGGTCTCTTGTCCGGCGGCAACTTCAATTGGCATTCCGACCACGGCACCAACTCCGTGCCcagtcatcttcctcatcaccaCAGTCATCATCACAGATTCAGGATAAAATCTCAAAACAAATACCAAGCAGCAGTCTGgccgcatcagcatcagcagtagcaacagcaacacaaAATACAGTCATTTCTCGTCCACTATGGCAGCGCCTGGGTCCCGTAACTCGCGCGGCTCAGGCATACGGCCGATCTCAGAAAAAGAGGCCGTATGTGACTCAGACGATAACTTCAAtgttcatcttcttctttgccgaCTTGGGCGCCCAGAGcatgaatgatgatgattacgATCCCTCACGAACAGTCCGAAATATCATCATCGGAGCCGGTACGGCTATTCCCGCTTATTCATG GTTCATGTTCCTTGccaaaaattttaattacaCATCTCGTGCACTCTCCCTAGGAGTCAAAATATTCATTAATCAGCTCATTTTTGCCCCCGGCATCAACATCTACTTCTTCAGCATGCAAGCCTTGCTCGCAGGTGACGGCATCAGCGGCGCTGTTCAGCGCGTCCAAGATACTTTGCTCACAAGCTGGATTAATTCCTGCAAGATCTGGCCGTTTGTCATGGCCTTTAGCCTCAGCTTTGTGCCGCTGGAGTATCGATCCCTCTTCACCGGCGCCATTAACGTCTTCTGGCAAGGCTATTTGAGCCTTTTGAACAGATGGGCCGAGGCTCGCGAAGCTGAGGCTGCAGAGCCATTAGTAGCTGCACCTATTGCGCTTGTTGAGGCCGTATGA
- a CDS encoding uncharacterized protein (EggNog:ENOG41), which translates to MSDSSLTETETQTSRTAASRSTPSVSGSADTCTSPSGGSSASGGNLMMDDLWVALPKPSQNHAPESLPDRIRRIRVDLEELEVFYSISVSPGRHERLRRYFSDELKALFSLDFEAMSQSDKVDFLLLRNFLRRKSHWLYAQKESNKEIQRLIPFAQLITALCEARRDVDPLNNERVAQQLDDIAKLVGQVKEGIEHDRIKISKTAAYKASKTVTELRGHLQEFFNFYSSYDPMFDWWASAPWKAADLALSQFIPLIQTKLAGMHEGETGDIIGEPIGREALINELEAEMIVYSPEELINLAKEQFQFCEAQMKTASVELGYGDDWKKALDSVKKHFVPPGEQAGFVKTLVREGSSFVKEHDLVTVPPLAEEVSRMTMMSPEMQKVAPFFLGGPLIMVSYPTAEMSHELKKMVMRGNNRHFARATAFHEMIPGHRLQLFMSERYNSHRQLFTTPFSIEGWAMYWEYVFWERGDFFESPEDRIGTLFWRMHRCARIIFSIKFHLGQMTPQECIDMLVDWVGHERSTAEGEVRRSFNGDYGPLYQAGYMVGAVQLFELRREILKNGHMTEKEFNDSFLRANFMPIELFRALVLDLELHPDYTPNWKFYE; encoded by the coding sequence ATGAGCGACTCCAGCTTGACTGAGACCGAGACTCAGACGAGCCGGACGGCGGCCAGCCGGTCCACGCCGTCCGTCAGCGGCAGCGCTGATACTTGCACCAGCCCAAGTGGCGGTAGCAGTGCAAGTGGCGGTAACTTGATGATGGACGACCTCTGGGTCGCGCTGCCAAAGCCCAGCCAGAACCACGCGCCGGAGTCGCTGCCGGACCGCATCCGCAGGATCAGAGTCGACCTGGAGGAGCTCGAGGTCTTTTACAGCATCTCCGTGTCGCCGGGCCGCCACGAGCGCCTGCGCCGGTACTTCTCAGACGAGCTCAAGGCCCTGTTCAGCCTCGACTTCGAGGCCATGAGCCAGTCCGACAAGGTCGActtcctgctgctgcgcaacTTCCTGCGCCGCAAGTCCCACTGGCTGTATGCCCAGAAGGAGTCCAACAAGGAGATCCAGCGGCTGATTCCCTTTGCCCAGCTCATCACGGCGCTGTGCGAGGCTCGCCGAGATGTCGACCCCCTGAACAATGAGCGCGTTGCACAGCAGCTCGACGACATTGCCAAGCTGGTCGGCCAAGTCAAGGAGGGCATTGAGCATGACCGCATCAAGATTTCCAAGACGGCTGCCTACAAGGCTTCCAAGACCGTCACCGAGCTGCGCGGCCATCTCCAGGAATTCTTCAACTTCTACTCGTCGTATGACCCCATGTTCGACTGGTGGGCCTCGGCGCCTTGGAAGGCGGCCGACCTTGCACTGTCGCAGTTCATTCCGCTCATTCAAACCAAGTTGGCGGGCATGCATGAAGGAGAGACGGGAGACATTATTGGCGAGCCAATTGGCAGGGAGGCCCTGATTAACGAGCTCGAGGCGGAGATGATTGTCTACTCCCCTGAGGAGCTCATCAACCTCGCCAAGGAGCAGTTCCAGTTCTGCGAGGCCCAGATGAAGACTGCATCCGTCGAGCTTGGCTACGGCGATGATTGGAAGAAGGCGCTGGATTCTGTCAAGAAGCACTTTGTCCCTCCCGGCGAGCAAGCAGGCTTTGTGAAGACGCTGGTTCGTGAGGGCTCTTCCTTTGTCAAGGAGCACGATCTGGTCACCGTCCCACCATTGGCGGAAGAGGTATCCCGCATGACCATGATGAGCCCCGAGATGCAAAAGGTcgcgcccttcttcttgggcggACCGCTGATCATGGTCTCTTACCCCACCGCCGAGATGTCAcacgagctgaagaagatggttaTGCGTGGCAACAACAGACACTTTGCCCGCGCAACGGCATTCCACGAGATGATTCCCGGACACCGTCTTCAGCTCTTCATGTCCGAACGATACAACAGCCACAGACAGCTATTCACAACACCGTTTAGCATCGAAGGCTGGGCCATGTATTGGGAGTACGTGTTCTGGGAGCGAGGTGACTTCTTTGAATCGCCAGAAGACCGCATTGGAACTCTGTTTTGGAGAATGCACCGCTGCGCTCgcatcatcttctccatcaagTTCCATCTGGGTCAGATGACGCCACAGGAATGCATCGACATGCTGGTCGACTGGGTTGGCCACGAAAGATCCACGGCTGAAGGAGAAGTCAGAAGGTCGTTCAACGGCGATTACGGCCCTCTTTACCAGGCCGGCTACATGGTGGGTGCGGTGCAGCTTTTCGAGCTGCGAAGAGAGATTCTGAAGAACGGCCACATGACTGAGAAGGAGTTCAACGATTCGTTCCTTAGGGCCAACTTTATGCCGATTGAGCTCTTCAGAGCCCTGGTTCTAGATTTGGAGCTGCATCCCGACTATACACCCAATTGGAAATTTTACGAATGA